Proteins found in one Betaproteobacteria bacterium genomic segment:
- a CDS encoding CoA transferase — translation MPGPLEGVRILDLTTVVMGPFATQILAELGAEVLKVESHEGDNMRDVSPMRSPHMGHLFMNLNRGKRAIVLDLKKPGGREVIMRLLPKTDVLVYNVRPSAMGRLGLSYEDVRAANPKIIYVGAYGYSQRGPKAGQAAYDDLIQGATGLPAISLQEGGAPRYVPLNLADRVTGLHAVYAVTSALFYRERTGKGQSVEVPMFESITHFVMGDHIAGMGYEPPIGATGYTRLRHRRPYATQDGYLCALVYNNKQWRSFLGAIGRSEVLEDARFSNHAVRANHIAEVYAFLEKIFKTKTTAQWISILEKADVPVSPMNRVEDVISDPHHAATGFFSIEEHPTEGKIRTMRTPTGWSESPPAAGGFVPRLGEHSAQVLAELGYSDSEIRELAKQGVTLCAS, via the coding sequence ATGCCCGGTCCGCTTGAAGGCGTGAGAATTCTCGATCTCACCACCGTAGTCATGGGTCCCTTCGCGACCCAAATCCTCGCCGAACTTGGCGCTGAAGTCCTCAAGGTGGAATCCCACGAAGGTGACAACATGCGCGACGTGAGTCCCATGCGAAGCCCGCACATGGGCCACCTGTTCATGAACTTGAACCGCGGCAAGCGCGCCATCGTGCTCGATCTTAAAAAACCCGGGGGCCGTGAGGTCATCATGCGTTTACTGCCGAAGACGGACGTGCTGGTCTACAACGTGCGCCCTTCCGCCATGGGCCGCCTAGGTCTTTCCTACGAGGACGTGCGCGCGGCGAACCCCAAGATTATTTACGTGGGTGCCTATGGCTATTCTCAGCGAGGACCCAAGGCGGGCCAAGCAGCCTACGACGATTTGATTCAAGGCGCCACCGGATTACCCGCCATCTCCTTGCAAGAAGGCGGGGCGCCACGCTATGTGCCGCTCAACCTGGCGGACCGCGTGACCGGCCTGCACGCCGTCTACGCCGTGACCTCGGCCTTGTTCTATCGCGAGCGCACCGGCAAGGGCCAATCCGTGGAGGTGCCCATGTTCGAGAGCATCACACACTTCGTGATGGGCGATCACATCGCCGGCATGGGCTATGAACCTCCCATTGGCGCCACGGGGTACACGCGCTTGCGCCACCGGCGGCCCTACGCCACTCAAGACGGTTACCTATGCGCGCTCGTGTACAACAACAAACAATGGCGCAGCTTCCTGGGCGCCATCGGACGCTCTGAAGTGCTGGAGGACGCGCGCTTCTCCAACCACGCGGTGCGCGCCAACCACATTGCCGAGGTCTATGCCTTCCTCGAGAAAATTTTCAAGACCAAGACCACCGCGCAGTGGATTTCCATTCTGGAAAAGGCCGATGTCCCGGTTTCGCCCATGAACCGGGTGGAGGATGTGATATCCGATCCGCACCATGCCGCCACGGGGTTCTTTTCCATTGAAGAGCATCCCACCGAAGGTAAGATCCGCACCATGCGCACGCCCACGGGTTGGTCCGAATCGCCACCCGCCGCGGGAGGATTCGTGCCGCGGCTGGGCGAGCACTCCGCGCAAGTGCTGGCGGAACTTGGATACAGCGATAGCGAAATCCGGGAGCTTGCAAAGCAAGGCGTTACGTTGTGTGCGTCGTGA
- a CDS encoding tripartite tricarboxylate transporter substrate binding protein codes for MRLIAVIAVALACATGVRAEDSYPNKPVRLIVPFAPGSLTDAVARVIGHELGKRLGQNVIVDTRPGANGQLGASFAAKSPPDGYTIMATTNTPHAANVHLYKKLPYDPVKDFIPVARIGTIPFMLVVNPSLPVKNVEELIAYARANPGKLTYGTSNSTSLVSAETINVMAKVSTVGVQYKASQQAIIDLISGEIHMMICDFAVSVPQVKSGKLRALAVPMRKRTALMPELPPIGETLKGFEFTPWIGIVAPAGTPKAVTGRLSKELLSLLALPEMSAKLASVGVELAPMPPAPFGTFMQEEINHWGRLVKAAGIQPE; via the coding sequence ATGAGATTAATAGCCGTCATTGCGGTCGCGCTCGCATGCGCCACCGGCGTACGCGCGGAGGACTCTTATCCCAACAAACCAGTGCGCTTGATCGTACCCTTCGCGCCGGGGAGTTTGACCGACGCGGTGGCGCGCGTGATCGGCCATGAACTAGGCAAACGCTTGGGCCAGAACGTCATTGTCGATACCAGGCCCGGCGCCAATGGGCAACTGGGCGCCTCCTTCGCGGCCAAGAGCCCGCCCGATGGCTACACGATCATGGCCACCACGAATACGCCGCACGCCGCCAATGTGCACTTGTACAAGAAACTTCCCTACGACCCCGTGAAGGATTTCATCCCGGTGGCGCGCATCGGAACCATTCCATTCATGCTGGTGGTCAATCCCTCGCTACCCGTGAAGAACGTGGAGGAACTCATTGCCTATGCTCGCGCCAATCCAGGCAAGCTCACCTACGGAACTTCGAACAGCACGTCGCTGGTGAGCGCGGAAACCATCAACGTCATGGCCAAGGTTTCCACGGTGGGTGTGCAGTACAAGGCGAGCCAGCAAGCCATCATCGACCTCATCAGCGGAGAGATCCATATGATGATCTGCGATTTCGCTGTGTCGGTGCCGCAGGTGAAATCGGGCAAGCTCAGAGCCCTGGCGGTTCCCATGCGCAAGCGCACGGCGTTGATGCCCGAATTGCCCCCCATCGGCGAGACGCTGAAGGGTTTCGAGTTCACGCCGTGGATCGGCATCGTTGCGCCAGCCGGAACGCCCAAGGCCGTGACCGGCCGCCTGTCGAAGGAACTGTTGAGTCTGCTGGCGCTTCCCGAAATGAGTGCCAAACTCGCTTCCGTGGGCGTGGAACTAGCGCCCATGCCACCGGCACCTTTCGGCACTTTCATGCAAGAGGAAATCAACCATTGGGGGCGGCTGGTGAAAGCGGCCGGTATTCAGCCTGAATAG
- a CDS encoding cupin domain-containing protein, with product MPPRYFVKPQDVTPYHPANHTGTVNRRLIGPENVGAKNIEVVLGVVEKNKGALPHAHPGIEQVCYMLEGRARAEVNGEVCELGPGDCCFFPANARHIFTVTSDEPVKVLVIYSPPYEENPQRAVKG from the coding sequence ATGCCACCTCGCTATTTCGTCAAACCGCAAGACGTCACGCCCTACCATCCCGCCAACCACACGGGCACGGTCAATCGCCGCTTGATCGGCCCGGAAAACGTTGGCGCCAAGAACATCGAAGTTGTTTTAGGCGTGGTGGAAAAGAACAAGGGTGCCTTGCCTCATGCCCATCCCGGAATCGAGCAAGTGTGCTACATGCTGGAGGGCCGGGCACGGGCGGAGGTGAATGGCGAGGTCTGCGAATTGGGGCCGGGGGACTGCTGCTTCTTTCCCGCCAATGCCCGTCACATTTTCACGGTGACCAGCGATGAACCGGTCAAGGTCTTGGTGATTTACTCGCCACCCTACGAAGAGAATCCCCAGCGTGCGGTGAAGGGTTAA
- a CDS encoding sulfatase: MANYFLRTALFGLACLLLPLYGWGADKPNILYIVADDLGWKDVGFHGGTPRTPTLDKLATGGAMLNAFYVQPSSSQTRAAAITGRYPMRYGLQTGTLTAASAYCLSTEERTLGQALKEAGYGTAFVGKWQLGHAQPECLPNKRGFDHFYGPLTQPADSIIKKTTKTDWRLNDKPAKVEGWVSALLGKYTAGFLASTTQPWFVMLSFSAPAAPYGATKELLDSYSSIKDEPQRRYAAAVTALDQAIGEVVSSLEQRGQLANTLILFHSDSGAAMATKFPTGDGDVEEQGGDNGVFREGRGSLYEGGLRVPALAFWPGKIAPKTVITDPVHVTDFPATLLALAGASADPKKKLDGMDLWSALTGATRSPRKEILLNVEDFHGALRVGEYKLIVHAALPSKVELFRIANDPEEADNVAQRYPDRAKEMLGKLNEYAYDMLPALKLEESSTTKGVAALWRANPARR, from the coding sequence ATGGCCAACTACTTTCTCCGCACTGCGCTGTTCGGCTTGGCTTGTTTACTTCTTCCCCTGTATGGCTGGGGTGCGGACAAACCCAACATCCTCTACATCGTGGCCGATGATCTGGGATGGAAGGACGTTGGTTTTCATGGCGGCACCCCACGCACACCGACCTTGGACAAACTTGCTACCGGTGGGGCGATGTTGAACGCCTTCTACGTCCAACCCAGCTCCAGCCAAACGCGCGCGGCCGCGATCACGGGTCGCTACCCCATGCGCTACGGCCTTCAAACAGGCACCCTCACCGCGGCGAGCGCCTATTGCTTGTCCACCGAGGAACGTACCCTCGGCCAAGCGCTCAAGGAAGCGGGCTATGGCACCGCCTTCGTTGGCAAATGGCAATTGGGCCACGCGCAGCCGGAGTGCCTCCCCAATAAACGCGGATTCGATCATTTCTACGGGCCGCTCACCCAACCCGCGGACTCCATTATCAAGAAGACCACCAAAACCGATTGGCGCCTGAACGATAAACCGGCCAAGGTGGAAGGATGGGTAAGCGCGCTGCTAGGCAAGTACACGGCGGGTTTCCTCGCAAGCACAACCCAACCTTGGTTCGTGATGCTCTCCTTCAGCGCACCAGCCGCACCTTACGGGGCCACCAAGGAATTGCTCGATTCCTATTCCAGCATCAAGGATGAACCCCAGCGCCGTTACGCCGCCGCTGTGACGGCCTTGGACCAAGCCATCGGCGAGGTGGTGAGCAGCCTCGAACAACGCGGGCAATTGGCGAACACTCTCATCTTGTTCCATAGCGATAGCGGCGCGGCCATGGCAACGAAATTCCCCACAGGCGATGGCGACGTGGAGGAGCAAGGGGGCGACAACGGCGTATTCCGCGAGGGGCGCGGCAGCCTTTACGAAGGCGGTTTGCGCGTACCAGCGCTTGCCTTTTGGCCGGGCAAGATTGCGCCCAAGACCGTCATCACCGATCCGGTTCACGTCACCGACTTTCCCGCCACCTTGCTGGCGCTGGCGGGGGCGTCCGCCGATCCCAAGAAAAAGCTCGACGGCATGGATTTGTGGTCCGCGCTCACCGGCGCCACCCGCAGCCCGCGCAAGGAGATCTTGCTCAACGTGGAGGATTTTCACGGGGCGCTGCGCGTGGGGGAATACAAACTGATCGTTCATGCCGCCCTGCCCAGCAAGGTGGAACTCTTCCGCATCGCCAACGATCCAGAAGAAGCGGACAACGTCGCGCAGCGCTACCCAGACCGCGCCAAGGAAATGCTGGGCAAGCTCAACGAATACGCCTACGACATGCTGCCCGCGCTAAAACTGGAGGAGTCGTCCACAACGAAGGGAGTAGCGGCACTGTGGCGGGCGAATCCGGCGCGAAGGTGA
- a CDS encoding DUF429 domain-containing protein: MLRATFKHLRGLLRESESRIWQRGIMRLEDYVQPTYQLDLFSNGHDAKPAPLVAETIQAIANKDVEFFANELYPEDWFRVVLEYPNDTIFLDLETTGLSKYYDIVTIVGWSLNSKYHVHIRGQDDSKLRRDLRDASAIVTYNGTLFDIPFLQKDFPGVELPPIHVDLRFAGKRVGLTGGQKDIENQLGLARSKIAQKIQGEIAPVLWANYARGDTKALRRLIAYNHADVGGLQFIFDEVAQRAMVRLGAPESLIRERPRVQGINAIRWSTPTRSSGILIPPFKIEDKKRITATTLLTECGIKDCRVVGIDLTGSAARPTGWSLLNGTFATVKSLSTDEDIIKATLAAKPHLVSIDSPLSLPTGRLSPFDDDPGRKEFGIMRHSERVLKKRGINVYPALIPSMQRLTARGLKLADEFRKLGLAVIESYPGAAQDIMNIPRKRAGLPLLKQGLKEFGIRGGFITKDVTHDELDAITSAIVGLFFFAGRFERLGKDDEESLIIPDLRIDPTAWKSRKVIGFSGPLASGKTTAAKHLESLGFGYGRYSMVLEDELTKRGEQPTRRALQEFGLHVNRELGQRWLGRRLLGLFNDSRRIAIDGMRFPEDHALLIESFGPAFTHVHLQSPVAKRQERYERRDPEGKPFSEADTHKVEHGVNSMKAIAQVKVANRSNLRSFLIRIQKLSKE; the protein is encoded by the coding sequence ATGCTCCGCGCCACCTTCAAGCACCTAAGAGGACTGTTGCGCGAAAGTGAGAGCCGCATCTGGCAGCGTGGAATAATGCGTCTCGAAGACTATGTTCAGCCAACGTACCAGTTGGACCTCTTCTCGAACGGTCACGATGCAAAACCTGCCCCGCTTGTTGCTGAAACGATACAGGCAATTGCGAACAAGGATGTCGAGTTCTTTGCCAACGAACTGTATCCTGAGGATTGGTTTCGCGTCGTTCTGGAGTACCCCAACGACACGATTTTCCTCGATTTGGAGACGACCGGGCTCAGTAAGTACTACGATATCGTCACGATCGTTGGATGGTCTCTAAACTCCAAGTATCACGTGCACATACGCGGTCAAGACGACAGCAAACTTAGGCGGGACTTACGTGACGCAAGTGCAATCGTTACGTACAACGGGACTTTATTTGATATTCCATTCCTTCAGAAGGATTTCCCTGGAGTTGAACTACCGCCAATTCACGTTGATCTTCGCTTTGCCGGTAAACGGGTTGGGCTAACAGGCGGACAGAAAGATATAGAGAATCAGTTGGGGCTCGCCAGAAGCAAGATCGCTCAAAAAATTCAAGGTGAAATCGCTCCCGTACTCTGGGCCAACTATGCGCGCGGAGATACAAAGGCATTGAGGCGCCTAATTGCTTATAACCACGCAGACGTTGGCGGACTACAATTCATATTCGATGAAGTTGCTCAACGCGCCATGGTTCGGCTTGGCGCGCCTGAGAGCCTGATACGTGAGCGCCCACGCGTTCAAGGGATCAACGCCATCCGTTGGTCAACCCCAACGCGATCGAGTGGGATCCTTATTCCGCCTTTTAAGATCGAAGATAAAAAGCGGATCACGGCTACTACCTTGCTCACGGAATGTGGGATAAAAGACTGTCGCGTTGTTGGGATCGATCTGACTGGATCAGCCGCAAGACCCACCGGTTGGAGCCTTCTTAATGGCACCTTCGCTACAGTAAAATCTCTGAGCACTGACGAAGACATTATTAAGGCGACATTGGCCGCCAAGCCGCACTTGGTTTCAATCGACTCTCCCTTATCCCTGCCGACGGGGAGGCTGTCGCCCTTCGATGATGACCCTGGGCGGAAAGAGTTTGGAATCATGCGCCATAGCGAACGGGTGCTTAAGAAGCGCGGAATAAATGTGTATCCCGCGCTAATACCCAGTATGCAGCGGTTGACTGCGCGAGGTTTGAAGTTGGCAGATGAGTTTAGAAAGCTAGGCTTGGCTGTGATTGAAAGTTACCCAGGGGCAGCTCAAGACATCATGAATATTCCACGTAAGCGCGCTGGATTACCGCTCCTAAAGCAAGGTCTTAAGGAGTTTGGGATTCGCGGGGGATTCATAACCAAGGATGTCACGCATGACGAATTGGATGCAATAACCTCAGCTATCGTTGGATTATTCTTCTTTGCTGGTAGATTTGAGCGTCTCGGGAAAGACGACGAAGAATCCTTAATTATTCCCGATCTAAGAATTGACCCAACGGCTTGGAAATCAAGGAAGGTAATCGGATTCAGTGGCCCGCTAGCCAGCGGCAAAACAACCGCAGCCAAACACCTTGAAAGCCTGGGATTCGGCTATGGGCGTTATAGTATGGTGCTCGAAGATGAGTTAACCAAAAGAGGAGAACAGCCAACGAGAAGGGCCCTTCAGGAATTTGGTCTACACGTTAATCGCGAGCTTGGACAGCGTTGGTTAGGTAGGCGTTTGCTGGGGTTATTCAACGATAGCCGCCGAATTGCAATTGATGGAATGCGGTTCCCGGAAGACCATGCCCTGCTAATTGAATCTTTTGGACCAGCATTTACCCACGTACATCTTCAGTCGCCAGTTGCCAAGCGGCAAGAGCGATATGAGCGCCGCGACCCCGAAGGCAAGCCATTTAGCGAAGCGGATACACATAAGGTCGAGCATGGTGTAAATTCCATGAAGGCTATTGCGCAAGTGAAAGTAGCCAACCGTTCGAACCTACGCAGTTTCCTCATAAGAATCCAAAAACTTTCGAAGGAATAG